From Verrucomicrobiia bacterium, the proteins below share one genomic window:
- a CDS encoding dockerin type I domain-containing protein, with product MSSRWLLALLLVPLLSSIAFSQKLIDGFTREFAIQGLPTGFLLKSFDVTGDSVSELFVITSNQLQVFDGKTFSLIFKDSTAPGTNNLNQADVNSDGSPDLIANSKDTAIVIWNGPDFSTRRFFPAPQRGFNTFAVRNREDGQVEFSFGFRLDFSISCPPSSGTGTSGYLKRYLDTTFTLADSFGLPGAPVQIEPVKIGSSIDLIIVEDDVSNQRNCDPSTFSHSLLFQRLHLGALTGSTYYSFSCFHCGPGCFLAFSGGPAIGNIDSDQGPEFIVKWEEWNSLSCTPPNPTPRYLLVYDLASNTGQFSHADSFPYLSPLFVLDINRDGKGELLSHQVIGGKPGFIEYQTSNGSTLGFTEYPFTPSTKLTGQFGQPASPKVLLGQGDSVVVFGICTAVSRGDLNADGNVTVFDVTLQLNCVFLNEGDCNLCFADVNCDGALTAADVVLELLAVFLERPFPCS from the coding sequence ATGTCCTCACGCTGGCTCTTGGCTCTGCTTTTAGTTCCGCTACTCTCAAGTATTGCCTTTTCTCAAAAGCTGATAGACGGTTTCACCCGCGAATTCGCCATTCAGGGATTGCCCACCGGTTTTTTGCTTAAAAGTTTTGATGTAACCGGGGACAGCGTTTCGGAGCTTTTTGTCATCACCAGCAATCAACTTCAGGTTTTCGACGGCAAGACCTTTTCGTTAATTTTCAAAGACTCTACTGCACCCGGCACGAATAACCTAAACCAAGCCGATGTGAATAGCGATGGAAGCCCCGACTTGATTGCAAATAGCAAAGATACGGCAATAGTGATCTGGAATGGGCCCGATTTTTCTACGCGGAGGTTTTTCCCTGCACCGCAGCGCGGTTTCAATACGTTCGCAGTGCGAAATAGAGAAGATGGGCAGGTTGAATTTTCTTTTGGATTTCGCTTAGATTTTTCTATTTCTTGCCCTCCATCCTCGGGTACCGGTACGTCGGGATACCTTAAACGATACCTTGATACGACTTTTACTTTGGCCGATTCGTTCGGCCTTCCCGGGGCACCAGTTCAAATAGAACCGGTGAAAATTGGCAGTTCGATCGATTTAATTATTGTTGAAGACGATGTTTCCAATCAGCGAAATTGTGACCCGTCGACTTTTAGTCACAGTCTTCTGTTTCAGCGGCTCCACTTGGGTGCCTTGACTGGGTCTACCTATTACAGTTTTTCCTGCTTTCACTGCGGACCGGGTTGTTTTTTGGCGTTTTCCGGGGGTCCAGCAATAGGGAATATTGACTCCGACCAAGGACCGGAATTCATTGTCAAGTGGGAAGAATGGAATTCTCTATCCTGCACCCCCCCTAATCCCACACCTCGGTATTTGCTTGTATATGACCTCGCTTCGAACACAGGTCAATTTTCTCATGCGGACTCTTTTCCGTACCTTAGTCCTCTGTTCGTATTAGATATCAACCGGGATGGAAAAGGAGAGCTTTTGTCGCATCAAGTCATTGGCGGTAAGCCAGGATTTATCGAATATCAAACATCAAATGGATCAACGCTTGGGTTTACAGAATATCCATTTACTCCATCTACTAAATTAACGGGCCAATTCGGTCAACCGGCTTCTCCAAAAGTTTTGCTTGGGCAGGGGGATTCCGTGGTTGTATTTGGAATATGTACCGCTGTGAGTAGAGGAGATTTAAATGCAGATGGAAACGTCACAGTTTTTGACGTGACTTTGCAGCTCAATTGCGTTTTTCTCAACGAAGGGGATTGTAATCTCTGTTTTGCCGATGTCAATTGCGATGGGGCTTTAACGGCAGCGGATGTGGTTTTGGAGTTGCTCGCTGTATTTCTGGAAAGACCCTTTCCCTGCTCTTAG
- a CDS encoding NAD(P)/FAD-dependent oxidoreductase, producing MNKTKADIIIIGAGHNGLVAAVFLARAGLKVTVLEEKAAVGGAAKTEYPFPKAPNLGTSTGAYLLGVMQPELIAKLGANFKLIRRDPHYFLPTTDRRYLLFGSDGESMRRQFLEFFTEKDWKANEALNKEIGQIREDIAPSWLEEPLSLQETAEKYIRPALRKTFIDLVTHPVEEYLARFGFESELLVAMYAVTDGFSGLSASFGTPGTGMNFLVHNMCRLPGADGTWMIAQGGMGSVTRELARLAKAAGAEILTEAGVKEVLTKAGQVIGVVLQDGRGFFAEVVISNADPFRTCALVGQEKFPQAFNAKLDNFKRTGTTMKVNLALDRLPKFACLPEARGQHNATIHLLPQGPDVIRKIREGFEKVQAGELADFPTIEWYIHTAADPSLQDKEEHHNSAFFVQWVPYELKNSTWEREEWRYVNHLFDIAERFAPGFKDSVVDVFPLTPKKIEKHFGITYGHIHHIDNTFGFDQRMPYATPIAGLYSCSAGCHPAGSVIGSAGHNAAMRVMKDLEVRVR from the coding sequence ATGAACAAGACAAAAGCGGACATTATCATAATCGGTGCGGGGCATAACGGCCTCGTGGCGGCGGTTTTTTTGGCGCGGGCGGGGCTGAAAGTCACTGTTCTCGAAGAAAAAGCCGCCGTCGGCGGTGCGGCAAAAACGGAGTACCCTTTTCCCAAAGCTCCCAATCTGGGCACCTCCACCGGCGCCTATCTTTTGGGAGTTATGCAGCCGGAGTTGATTGCCAAACTGGGTGCGAATTTCAAACTAATCCGCCGCGACCCGCATTATTTCCTTCCCACCACCGACCGCCGCTACTTGCTTTTTGGCTCCGATGGTGAATCGATGCGCCGCCAATTTTTGGAGTTTTTCACCGAAAAGGACTGGAAGGCAAACGAAGCCCTGAACAAAGAAATCGGCCAAATTCGGGAAGACATCGCCCCCAGTTGGCTCGAAGAACCGCTATCGTTGCAGGAAACGGCTGAAAAATATATACGCCCCGCCTTGCGGAAAACATTTATTGACCTTGTTACCCACCCGGTGGAAGAGTATCTGGCGCGGTTTGGATTTGAAAGTGAGCTTTTGGTCGCGATGTATGCCGTCACGGATGGCTTTTCCGGCCTTTCCGCCAGCTTTGGCACCCCCGGCACGGGGATGAATTTTCTCGTTCACAATATGTGCCGCCTCCCCGGCGCGGACGGCACCTGGATGATTGCGCAGGGCGGGATGGGGAGCGTCACCAGGGAACTTGCCCGGCTGGCGAAAGCGGCGGGGGCGGAGATTTTGACCGAGGCAGGCGTGAAGGAGGTTTTGACCAAAGCCGGGCAGGTAATCGGCGTGGTTTTGCAGGATGGCCGGGGATTTTTTGCCGAAGTCGTCATCAGCAACGCCGACCCGTTCCGCACTTGCGCCCTTGTCGGGCAGGAGAAATTTCCGCAAGCGTTCAACGCCAAACTGGATAACTTTAAGCGCACCGGAACGACGATGAAGGTGAACCTTGCGCTCGACCGGCTGCCCAAATTTGCCTGCCTGCCGGAAGCCCGCGGCCAGCACAACGCCACCATCCACCTTTTGCCGCAGGGGCCGGACGTGATTCGCAAAATCCGCGAGGGGTTTGAAAAAGTCCAGGCCGGGGAGCTGGCCGACTTCCCCACTATCGAATGGTACATTCACACCGCCGCCGACCCATCGTTGCAGGACAAAGAAGAGCATCACAACTCCGCCTTTTTTGTGCAGTGGGTGCCGTATGAGCTAAAAAACTCAACGTGGGAGAGAGAAGAATGGCGTTATGTAAACCATCTTTTCGACATTGCCGAGCGCTTTGCGCCCGGGTTCAAAGACAGCGTGGTGGATGTTTTTCCCTTGACTCCCAAGAAAATCGAAAAGCATTTCGGCATCACCTATGGGCACATCCACCATATTGACAACACCTTCGGCTTTGACCAAAGGATGCCCTATGCCACTCCCATTGCCGGGCTGTATTCCTGCAGTGCCGGCTGCCACCCGGCCGGCTCGGTCATCGGCTCCGCTGGCCACAACGCCGCAATGCGGGTGATGAAGGATTTAGAAGTACGAGTGCGGTAA
- the aroC gene encoding chorismate synthase, with translation MLRFLTAGESHGPALVGIIEGLPAGLAVDFDFINNELARRQKGYGRGGRMKIEQDKIKILSGVRHQKTLGSPVAFEIANLDWENWKNIMNIEGAGPNPQTEEEKKKANPLTAPRPGHADLAGAIKYNQSDIRNVLERASARETAARTASGAFAKLFLQKFGVRITSHVIDIGGERLPEGARPPFDVLAQKAEASPVRAVDGGLEKRMMAKIDEAIQKKDTVGGVFEVIATGVPVGLGSYVHWDRKLDGQLAAAVMSIHSVKGVEIGAGFRQAGMFGSQVHDQIYYVSKMSAERKRTKYFFRRTNNAGGLEGGVTNGEDIVIRGCCKPLSTLMQPLKTVDIKTKEPKEAIVERSDVCVVPTYGIVAEGMAALVLASAFLEKFGGDNMNEIEKHYQTYLESVF, from the coding sequence ATGCTGCGCTTTTTAACCGCTGGGGAATCGCACGGGCCGGCCTTGGTTGGAATCATTGAAGGATTGCCGGCCGGGTTGGCGGTCGATTTTGATTTCATCAACAACGAGCTGGCGCGGCGGCAGAAGGGATACGGCCGCGGGGGGCGGATGAAAATCGAGCAGGATAAAATCAAAATTCTCTCCGGCGTTCGCCATCAAAAAACGCTGGGGAGCCCGGTCGCCTTTGAAATTGCCAATCTGGATTGGGAAAACTGGAAAAATATTATGAACATCGAGGGCGCGGGGCCGAATCCGCAAACGGAAGAGGAGAAAAAGAAGGCCAATCCTTTGACGGCGCCGCGCCCGGGCCACGCCGATTTGGCGGGAGCCATCAAATACAATCAGTCCGACATCCGCAATGTGTTGGAGCGGGCTTCCGCCCGCGAGACGGCCGCCCGTACGGCCTCCGGCGCATTTGCCAAGCTTTTCTTGCAAAAATTCGGCGTCCGCATCACCAGCCACGTCATCGATATCGGCGGAGAAAGATTGCCGGAAGGGGCGCGTCCGCCGTTTGATGTTTTGGCGCAAAAAGCGGAGGCCTCGCCCGTGCGGGCTGTCGATGGTGGTTTGGAGAAGCGGATGATGGCGAAAATTGACGAGGCAATTCAGAAAAAAGACACCGTCGGCGGCGTGTTTGAGGTCATTGCCACGGGTGTTCCAGTCGGTTTGGGGAGCTACGTTCACTGGGATAGAAAGCTGGACGGGCAACTGGCGGCGGCGGTGATGTCCATCCATTCGGTAAAGGGGGTGGAAATCGGCGCCGGGTTCAGGCAGGCGGGGATGTTCGGCTCGCAGGTGCACGACCAGATTTATTACGTTTCAAAAATGTCGGCAGAGAGAAAGCGCACGAAATATTTTTTCCGGCGGACAAACAACGCCGGCGGGCTGGAGGGAGGCGTGACGAACGGCGAGGATATCGTCATCCGGGGCTGCTGCAAGCCGCTATCCACCTTGATGCAGCCCTTGAAAACGGTGGACATCAAAACCAAGGAACCGAAGGAAGCGATTGTGGAGCGCTCGGACGTTTGCGTGGTTCCCACGTATGGCATTGTGGCGGAAGGGATGGCGGCTTTGGTTTTGGCCTCTGCATTTTTGGAAAAGTTCGGCGGCGATAATATGAACGAAATTGAAAAACACTATCAAACTTATTTGGAAAGTGTATTTTAG
- a CDS encoding methylcobamide--CoM methyltransferase, whose protein sequence is MIKTTVVGNYPKISSDKSVPNLRNALNNFDQKKISAEELERVYQATIQRVVREQEEAGVDLPTDGQIRWDDIATFFAKNFEGAHINGLIRFFDNNVYYRKPVFTGELHSKTAIAGVEYRNASIHSRRRLKGVVVGPYTLAKMSVDEYYKDEERLVMALASILRSEVLSLQDAGAQYIQIDEPYLTWAPEGLPLAKRALTEMLEGVRAKKILCLYFGTIKPLVPSLYDFPVDIFAVDTVSKPENLELLLQAPADRGIVAGCLDARNIKLEPKAELFSIYKKLASQNRPEIFVSPSCGLEFLPHSDAVAKLKWMVKTVKEFNAGTSVPLKAKKKKAPAGSQTKKKAVERKPVKKKSKPSSKTAAKRKTFRGRKKGK, encoded by the coding sequence ATGATAAAAACGACGGTGGTCGGCAATTATCCAAAAATTTCATCGGACAAAAGCGTTCCTAACTTGCGGAACGCGCTGAACAACTTTGACCAAAAGAAAATTTCCGCAGAGGAACTGGAACGGGTCTATCAAGCCACCATACAACGCGTCGTCCGGGAGCAGGAAGAAGCGGGAGTCGATTTGCCGACCGACGGGCAAATCCGCTGGGATGATATCGCCACCTTCTTCGCCAAAAATTTCGAGGGGGCGCACATCAACGGTCTAATCCGTTTTTTCGACAACAACGTCTATTACCGCAAGCCGGTCTTTACGGGGGAGCTGCACTCGAAAACCGCCATCGCGGGCGTGGAATATCGAAATGCCTCGATTCATTCGAGACGCCGATTGAAAGGGGTAGTAGTCGGCCCGTATACGTTGGCAAAAATGTCGGTGGATGAGTATTACAAGGATGAAGAGCGGCTGGTGATGGCGCTGGCCTCCATTCTCCGCAGTGAGGTTTTATCGCTTCAAGATGCGGGTGCGCAATACATCCAAATTGACGAGCCGTACCTAACCTGGGCGCCGGAGGGTCTGCCGTTGGCCAAGCGGGCCCTGACGGAAATGCTGGAGGGCGTGCGCGCCAAGAAAATCTTGTGTTTGTATTTCGGTACAATAAAGCCGCTGGTGCCTTCTCTGTACGATTTTCCGGTGGATATATTTGCCGTCGACACGGTTTCAAAACCGGAAAATCTGGAGTTATTGCTTCAGGCGCCGGCGGATAGGGGAATCGTTGCCGGCTGCCTTGACGCCCGCAACATCAAGCTGGAGCCGAAAGCGGAGCTTTTCTCCATCTATAAAAAGCTGGCGTCACAAAACCGGCCCGAAATTTTTGTCTCCCCTTCCTGCGGGCTGGAGTTTCTGCCGCATTCGGACGCGGTCGCCAAGCTGAAATGGATGGTGAAGACGGTCAAGGAATTCAATGCTGGTACTTCTGTACCCCTCAAGGCCAAAAAGAAAAAGGCGCCGGCAGGGTCGCAGACCAAGAAAAAAGCAGTCGAACGCAAACCTGTGAAAAAGAAGAGCAAGCCCTCTTCCAAAACCGCAGCCAAAAGGAAAACTTTCAGGGGCCGGAAAAAGGGGAAGTAA
- the glyA gene encoding serine hydroxymethyltransferase, with amino-acid sequence MLEHLKKTDPETYAAVQNETRRQANKLELIASENFVSEAVLEAMGSPLTNKYAEGYPGRRYYGGCEFVDVAENLAIERAKKLFGCEHANVQPHSGSQANMGAYLAALEIGDKILGLNLSHGGHLTHGHPLNFSGKFFKVVAYGVSPETETIDYDELEKQAIAEKPKMIVAGGSAYPRILDFKRFKEICDKVGAYLMVDIAHIAGLIVAGLHPSPVPYADFVTTTTHKTLRGPRGGMVMCKKEHAQKLDKLIMPGIQGGPLMHVIAAKAVAFKEALTEEFKEYQRQIVCNARALGESFARRGYRLVSGGTDTHLFLVDLRRKEMTGKEAEAALDLAGITVNKNTIPFDPQPPLVTSGIRVGTPAVTTRGMKEKEMEEIAGMMDEALQNRQSKEKLAEVAKKVKGLASRFSLYTQRLSGYAG; translated from the coding sequence ATGCTGGAGCATCTCAAGAAAACCGACCCAGAGACCTACGCAGCTGTTCAAAACGAAACCCGGCGGCAGGCGAACAAGCTGGAGTTGATTGCCTCCGAGAATTTCGTCTCCGAGGCGGTTTTGGAGGCGATGGGTTCGCCTTTGACAAACAAATATGCGGAAGGGTATCCGGGACGGCGCTATTACGGCGGATGCGAGTTTGTGGATGTCGCCGAAAATCTGGCCATTGAACGGGCCAAGAAACTTTTCGGCTGCGAGCATGCCAACGTCCAGCCCCACTCCGGCTCGCAGGCCAATATGGGGGCTTATCTTGCGGCTTTGGAAATCGGAGATAAAATTTTGGGGCTGAATTTGTCCCATGGAGGGCATTTGACCCACGGCCATCCGCTCAATTTCTCCGGCAAATTTTTCAAAGTAGTGGCCTACGGTGTTTCACCGGAGACGGAAACCATCGACTATGATGAATTGGAAAAGCAGGCGATTGCCGAAAAGCCGAAAATGATTGTCGCCGGCGGCTCGGCCTATCCGCGCATTCTCGACTTCAAGCGGTTCAAAGAAATTTGCGATAAAGTCGGGGCTTATTTAATGGTCGATATCGCCCACATCGCCGGGCTCATCGTGGCCGGCCTGCATCCCTCCCCCGTGCCGTATGCCGATTTTGTCACCACCACCACCCACAAAACCCTGCGCGGGCCGCGGGGAGGAATGGTGATGTGCAAAAAGGAACATGCCCAAAAGTTAGACAAACTTATTATGCCCGGCATTCAGGGTGGGCCTTTGATGCATGTCATCGCCGCCAAGGCGGTGGCTTTCAAGGAAGCGTTGACGGAAGAGTTCAAGGAGTATCAGCGGCAAATTGTTTGCAACGCCCGTGCGCTGGGAGAAAGCTTTGCACGGCGGGGTTACCGGCTGGTTTCCGGCGGAACGGACACACATCTGTTCCTTGTGGATTTGCGGCGCAAGGAGATGACCGGAAAGGAGGCGGAGGCCGCGCTCGACTTGGCCGGTATTACCGTCAACAAGAACACGATTCCATTCGACCCGCAACCGCCCTTGGTCACTTCCGGCATACGCGTTGGAACCCCGGCCGTGACTACGCGCGGAATGAAAGAAAAAGAAATGGAGGAGATTGCCGGTATGATGGACGAGGCGCTACAAAATCGCCAGTCCAAGGAAAAACTGGCGGAGGTGGCCAAAAAGGTGAAGGGTTTGGCTTCCCGATTTTCGCTCTACACCCAACGACTGTCCGGTTATGCTGGTTGA
- a CDS encoding MTH1187 family thiamine-binding protein: protein MLVEFATFPVDKGPKFSEPVAKVIDLIDKSGLKYQTTAMCTLVEGDWDAVFALIKKCHYLLRKDSTRVYTRIVVDDRKNFPSPLTEKVDRVEKALKRKIRR from the coding sequence ATGCTGGTTGAATTCGCCACCTTTCCGGTTGACAAGGGGCCCAAGTTTTCCGAGCCGGTGGCCAAAGTCATCGATTTAATCGACAAAAGCGGGCTCAAGTATCAAACCACGGCGATGTGCACCCTTGTCGAGGGGGATTGGGACGCGGTTTTCGCCTTGATTAAGAAGTGTCATTATCTTTTGCGCAAGGATTCCACACGGGTTTATACCCGCATCGTGGTGGACGACCGAAAGAACTTTCCCAGCCCGCTGACAGAAAAAGTTGACCGAGTGGAGAAAGCGCTGAAACGAAAAATCCGGCGATGA
- the cutA gene encoding divalent-cation tolerance protein CutA — protein MKVTTHHWLVLVTVPNKKIRERLTTVLLEEKLAACVASFPVSSQYRWKEKIERAKEFQLFIKTAAPIERLKRRIVELHPYEVPEVLAFEVKKGLAEYLTWMRRESG, from the coding sequence ATGAAAGTCACCACTCACCACTGGCTGGTTCTGGTCACCGTTCCAAATAAAAAGATACGGGAGAGATTGACAACCGTTTTGCTTGAGGAAAAATTAGCCGCCTGTGTCGCATCGTTTCCAGTTTCCTCCCAATATCGTTGGAAGGAAAAAATCGAGCGGGCCAAGGAATTCCAGCTTTTTATTAAAACAGCGGCTCCTATCGAACGGCTAAAAAGAAGGATTGTTGAACTGCATCCTTACGAAGTCCCGGAGGTTCTGGCTTTTGAGGTTAAAAAAGGGCTGGCCGAATACCTGACCTGGATGCGGAGGGAATCGGGCTGA
- a CDS encoding PPC domain-containing DNA-binding protein, which produces MKYRKVENGYFLRLGKGEEVVSSIVEFATKENISSGAFFGLGAINNFELGYYDLKTCKYEKEKFEEDMEVGNITGNIAALDGKPFVHAHVTVSGKNLKAFTGHLFSAEVALTLEIFVFTSFAKIERKMDAEIGLNLLDL; this is translated from the coding sequence ATGAAATACCGAAAAGTCGAGAACGGATATTTTCTCCGGCTGGGAAAGGGGGAAGAGGTTGTTTCCTCCATCGTTGAGTTCGCGACAAAAGAGAATATCAGTTCTGGAGCATTCTTTGGGTTGGGTGCCATCAACAATTTTGAACTGGGCTACTACGATTTAAAAACCTGTAAATATGAGAAGGAAAAATTCGAAGAGGATATGGAAGTGGGCAACATCACCGGCAATATCGCCGCGCTGGACGGCAAACCGTTCGTTCACGCGCACGTCACCGTTTCCGGCAAGAATTTGAAGGCCTTCACCGGCCATCTTTTCTCGGCCGAAGTGGCCCTAACTTTGGAAATATTTGTTTTCACTTCATTTGCCAAAATTGAGCGCAAAATGGATGCGGAAATTGGTTTGAATTTACTGGATTTGTGA
- a CDS encoding SAM-dependent chlorinase/fluorinase, whose translation MITFSSDFGTADPYVAIVKGVILSINPKCKIMDLSHELAAHDICRAAFFVASACPVYPAGTIHLCVVDPGVGSNRKPILLVTGKGAYVGPDNGLFGLVWQNSRNKKAFWLQNEKYFFSGTSQTFDARDVFGPTAAYLSLGVAPEVFGPALDSIHLFPFPQPVRRGGHSAGEIIYIDRFGNLVTNFTYGMIQGKRVEVKLGNRKMSGLAPNYASIPRGQTALILGSLGYLEIAGNAISAQKLLRAKIGGKVGLKLL comes from the coding sequence GTGATCACGTTTTCCTCCGATTTCGGCACGGCCGATCCTTATGTCGCTATTGTAAAGGGAGTAATTTTATCGATAAATCCCAAGTGCAAAATAATGGACCTCTCGCACGAGCTGGCCGCCCACGACATTTGCCGGGCGGCCTTTTTTGTTGCCTCCGCCTGCCCGGTTTATCCCGCCGGCACCATCCACCTCTGTGTGGTTGACCCCGGTGTCGGCTCCAACCGAAAACCGATTTTGCTTGTCACCGGGAAGGGGGCTTACGTCGGGCCGGATAACGGCCTTTTCGGCTTGGTGTGGCAAAACAGCAGGAATAAAAAGGCGTTTTGGCTCCAAAATGAAAAATATTTTTTTTCGGGTACCTCCCAAACTTTTGACGCCCGGGATGTTTTCGGGCCGACGGCGGCCTATCTTTCTTTGGGTGTTGCGCCCGAGGTGTTCGGCCCCGCCTTGGACTCGATACATTTGTTTCCGTTCCCCCAACCGGTCAGGCGGGGCGGACATTCTGCCGGGGAAATTATATATATTGACCGCTTCGGGAATCTGGTGACCAATTTTACTTATGGAATGATTCAGGGGAAAAGAGTAGAGGTGAAACTGGGAAATCGCAAAATGAGCGGCCTTGCCCCAAATTACGCAAGCATTCCAAGGGGACAAACTGCTCTTATTTTGGGAAGTTTGGGTTATCTTGAAATCGCCGGTAATGCGATTTCTGCTCAAAAACTTTTAAGAGCAAAAATTGGCGGCAAAGTCGGGCTGAAACTGTTATGA
- the nrdR gene encoding transcriptional regulator NrdR, with amino-acid sequence MKCPYCGKEEDKVIDSRSVQDGKAVRRRRQCLACAKRFTTYEYVENVSLMVVKNDGRREPFDRQKLRMGIELACKKRPVGSKRIDAMVDEIEEKLLSMSKGEIESPSIGELVMEKLREIDEVAYVRFASVYRKFQDKGQFLDELKKLLSS; translated from the coding sequence ATGAAGTGTCCCTACTGTGGCAAGGAAGAGGACAAGGTCATCGATTCCCGCAGCGTGCAGGACGGCAAAGCAGTCCGCCGCCGCCGGCAGTGTCTGGCCTGCGCCAAGCGTTTCACCACCTATGAATATGTAGAAAACGTCTCGCTGATGGTGGTCAAGAACGACGGCCGCCGGGAGCCGTTCGATCGCCAAAAACTTCGCATGGGGATCGAACTGGCCTGCAAGAAGCGCCCGGTTGGTTCCAAACGAATTGATGCAATGGTGGATGAAATCGAAGAAAAACTTTTGTCCATGTCCAAAGGGGAAATAGAATCGCCGTCAATCGGGGAACTGGTGATGGAAAAGCTGCGCGAAATTGATGAAGTGGCCTATGTCCGGTTCGCATCGGTCTACCGCAAATTCCAGGACAAAGGGCAATTTTTGGATGAATTGAAGAAGCTGTTGAGTTCTTAA
- the tatC gene encoding twin-arginine translocase subunit TatC — MTKNQREMTFVEHLEELRGRLIVCLVSVLVTSVAIWFFSREILDFITRDVPKVYFTSVTEAFGVRIKISMWGGLIASVPVLLYQAWQFVVPGLLERESKAAFGVIFFGTFFFAIGGAFCFTMVLPVAVKFLLGFQTEKLAPLITVGDYVGFVAFMVFAFGAVFELPVVTFFLGKLGIVNAVMLASGRRWAVVAILIVSAAVTPTPDLFSQVALAVPLYILYELSIWIVRLTGSRG, encoded by the coding sequence ATGACTAAAAATCAAAGAGAAATGACCTTTGTCGAGCATCTGGAGGAGCTACGCGGACGGCTAATCGTCTGCCTCGTTTCCGTTTTGGTCACCTCCGTCGCCATTTGGTTTTTTTCCAGGGAGATACTGGATTTTATAACCCGGGATGTGCCCAAGGTCTATTTCACATCCGTTACCGAGGCGTTCGGCGTGCGCATCAAAATCTCGATGTGGGGTGGGCTTATCGCCAGCGTCCCGGTCCTTCTTTATCAAGCCTGGCAGTTCGTGGTGCCGGGACTTTTGGAGCGGGAATCCAAAGCGGCCTTTGGGGTCATTTTCTTTGGCACGTTTTTTTTTGCAATTGGAGGGGCTTTTTGCTTTACCATGGTCTTGCCGGTAGCGGTGAAGTTTCTTTTGGGCTTTCAGACCGAAAAACTGGCCCCCCTTATTACGGTGGGGGACTACGTGGGGTTTGTAGCGTTTATGGTTTTCGCTTTTGGAGCGGTTTTTGAACTGCCGGTCGTGACTTTCTTTTTGGGCAAGCTGGGAATCGTGAATGCCGTGATGCTGGCCTCCGGGCGGCGTTGGGCAGTTGTTGCCATTCTAATCGTCTCCGCCGCCGTTACACCGACCCCCGATTTGTTCTCCCAAGTGGCATTGGCCGTTCCGCTTTACATCCTGTATGAGCTTTCCATCTGGATTGTCCGCCTTACCGGCAGTCGGGGCTGA